Within Lytechinus pictus isolate F3 Inbred chromosome 7, Lp3.0, whole genome shotgun sequence, the genomic segment CTATCAATCTTTGTAATCTTCACTTCTTTTTCCCAATTGTTCTTTTCAAAGAGATTGCCTGTATCACTTCAAAAGAAGGCGTCCTCCCATATGAATGAAAGGCTCATCCCAGGCCTGAAAGGAAACAATGCCATGAGAATAATAGAGGGATCTCTCACACAAAACACAATGAGTGTATACCTTGTAAACATCAAGTACAGACATGCGGAGACAGAGATGCAATAAATCCAATTCAGTTTTATTTGATAGTCAATAAAAACGCTCTGTAGTCTTAACAGAACAATGATACCAACATCAACCTTCAGAAGTCCTGttagggagggggagagaacaTGCATGTAAAGTATATGCCATGTTCCTTATTTACTATTGTGCAAAAACTATTACTCACTGTCACTGGTTCAAACAAACTTAATCTCAAAGtatatttatcaaaatgtgACAGGAAATATGGGATCAAGTTTCTTTGGAAAGGAGAGACAGATaggataatttcagatattttttcttttcctagTTCCTAATTCAGaagttcattttttgttttaaccaTGAGCTCTATGTTTTATCTGGGTGGTCTACAAATGCATAAAACCTATAAATGGTGGGTGGCTATGGAAAAAGGAAAACCTCAAGCCTCCATAGTTTGATGTTGAAATACCAACAATGTGAACAATGCCCCCATccaggtaggggggggggggctattgtCTACAATCACTagagaaataaaggaaagattGTTGTGTAACCTTGTGTGCTGGTTTGAATGATTGTAGAAGGAATGAGCTCATCACCAATATCTTGCCCGGAGAAATTTTATGATTTAACTGAATATCTGAGAGCATGGGAAGTGATTAAATCCTAATTTGAGCTCAAAATAAGTGTATTGAAGATCTTAATTCAATCggtttaaaaatcaaactacaCTCGAATAGCAACACCAAAATGAACAACCATCCTTGAAACTTTATGGTGGTGGACAATTTTACATATATGTAGATGATGaagaacaaaaattgaaatcattACAGACTGATTATTTCATAATCCAAGTTTAGTTATTCTGATTGTGCcaaatggggaaaaaaattataataataataataataataaaccgttcttgtatagcgcatatcacaattatgaataatgtctctatgcgcttccaaaggacttggatattattaccccagctgtagcttggcagccgtaattactaagaatacagcgcacacgcatttcaaggaataaattcctgccaggtacccattcacctcacctgggttgagtgcagcacagtgtggataaatttcttgctgaaggaaattacgccatggctgggattcgaacccacgaccctctgtttcaaagtccggagacttatccactgggccacaacgctccacattatGGTATTATAAACTTGATAATTAAAATTTTGGTATATTACACTTAATATTTTTTGgtattatataattcaattcACTGTTGAAGCTTCACTGGTATTTACCTCATATCAAAAGcatatcaaaattttctatatATTAGGAAGTACATACTAATGTTACTAGTAAAATTCCTCATTTGactagaagtacatgtacatgtaacatcaaTGCCATGACGCAGAAGTTTGCTCAGTTACACTAATATTTGAAAGCAATAACATACAGTGTATTACTCAATCTGAGCATctgaattgtttttttattttttatttaagatgATTTATGCAAACATGTGGTCCtctttataaagatatataatttcaaataatctCTTAAATATATACAACAGAGCAAGAAACGTAAcatatcaattaaaataaaaaaaaacaaatacatgtgtGAACAGTGTGACAGTGTTTCCTGAATTAGGAATTCAGATTATTATTAACATCATATAGTTTCTCACCAGTTGCTAcagtttgattttaaaaattacagtaattgtttgtattgatgtttgagcatatacatgtatgtggtgcTCTGGttccctgtaaaaaaaataattaatttgagTAATTTTATGTCAATGAAAACCATGGGAAAAAAGCTAGAATATTGATTACATTTCTTTATGGAACAGGGCCGTAGACCATCAAAATCAGACTGTAAAGGCAACTTAAAATATAGAGTACATGTATGAgtaattatttcagtaaaactGATGATATTAAAAAGAACATGGCATTCTTGCCGAAACATATATAGAGAAAgccaaaacaataaaaacttagACCATTTAATTCATGAAAACATGTAGTAATAGTACTCTTTGTTGTGGTCTCACAAGTTTTTCAAAATCATACCAATGTTGAGACAGAACCAGATTTTCCCAGGTACTGATGAACAAGCAGCAGTCATTTACAACAAAATGTTTTGGACTAACCACAGAGGCATACAGCAGGGGAAGCAAACAACTGTACTTTGCTACATTTCTGTTATTAAAACACAATTTTAGTGCTTTACATATTGCAACATCAATAAAGAAAATCGGCCGCGTATCCATCTGCACAGCATGATGACAAATATATTAAATTAGCATCAAACATTCACATTAACAATTGCAGAATGAGTTACGGCTTTGGCATGTTCGTTTTTCTGTAATGAACAGTCTTGAATGTTCCATTGAAACAGGACACTCACAACAGGTCTCATGTTGGGATACAACAGAGCTTTTTCCAGATCGTTCCTTTCTTTTTAGGTTTTGTGTCCTGTGCTCTCTTGGGTGGAGGTGGGATTTTTTCTTTTCGACTCAATCTCCGTCTCAGGCTTTTTGATGATTTAGGTGGTTTAGTGTACTCTAGTCCAGTTAATATTACAGCATCAAAAACTTCCTTGAGATTGTGCTGGGTAAGTGCAGAGCATTCAATATAACCCACAGCATTGATACGACTTGCGCGCATAGATGCCTCCTCTTCACAGATGGGACGTTCCTGATGTTTTGAAAGGTCTATGAGAATGTTAACATCTGTACGGAGATCACACTGTGTTCCAATCAGCAGGATAGGAGTCTTTGGGTTGTGACGTCTGAGCTCTGGTAGCCATTTCTCCAAGACGTTATGGAATGAGGTGGGTGAGACAACGCTGAAGCACAGCAGGAAGA encodes:
- the LOC129265074 gene encoding cell division control protein 42 homolog, which encodes MVLAGFSKEYRDVGSLHDQVGQNEEVAAMPPNVQPRASATHPPSAPSSLVMRADSDEDLIQCDTKLKCVLVGDGAVGKTSLVVSYTTNGYPVQYVPTAFDNYSVVIRVDEKPIKLQICDTAGQDDFDSLRPLCYPQTDVFLLCFSVVSPTSFHNVLEKWLPELRRHNPKTPILLIGTQCDLRTDVNILIDLSKHQERPICEEEASMRASRINAVGYIECSALTQHNLKEVFDAVILTGLEYTKPPKSSKSLRRRLSRKEKIPPPPKRAQDTKPKKKGTIWKKLCCIPT